The following are from one region of the Primulina eburnea isolate SZY01 chromosome 17, ASM2296580v1, whole genome shotgun sequence genome:
- the LOC140817858 gene encoding uncharacterized protein has translation MSLAHILDGSHGDRPLRFKIDGSSSTIEEEGDHIIDPSLNKIPPKKVAANTSAKELAKLEKCWDNDLQAKIYMLASKSNELQRRFEESVNAADIYGHPQELYGELARPLRHATVKELITSRLREGTSVHAHGVRMIDLIEKLVGLDLVISNELSKDILLLSLASSSDGFVMYFNMNKLEANLEELVNMLTSYEVSIKKAASKRKKHVFLVGSSLRKKKGPKRKEKKHSAP, from the exons atgtcTTTGGCTCATATTCTTGACGgatctcatggcgaccgtccactaaGGTTCAAAATTGATGGGTCGAGCTCGACAATTGAAGAGGAAGGAGATCATATTATTGATCCATCCttaaac AAAATCCCTCCAAAAAAGGTTGCTGCCAATACCTCTGCTAAGGAATTGGCCAAGCTTGAGAAATGTTGGGACAATGATCTACAAGCAAAGATCTATATGTTGGCATCTAAGTCAAATGAGTTGCAAAGACGGTTTGAGGAATctgtgaatgctgctgacatttacGGCCACCCGCAAGAGTTGTATGGTGAACTAGCACGTCCACTAAGGCACGCTACTGTCAAAGAGCTCATTACATCACGCTTGCGAGaagggacttcggtccatgctCATGGAGTGAGGATGATTGATCTTATCGAGAAGTTGGTGGGCTTGGACCTTGTTATTTCGAATGAATTGTCCAAGGACATTCTATTATTGTCGCTGGCATCGTCGTCTGATGGGTTTGTGATgtacttcaatatgaacaaattGGAGGCCAACCTTGAAGAGTTGGTTAACATGCTTACAAGTTATGAAGTCAGCATCAAAAAAGCAGCATCAAAAAGGAAAAAACATGTTTTTCTCGTGGGTTCTTCGTTAAGGAAAAAGAAAGGCCCAAAAAGAAAGGAGAAAAAACATTCTGCTCCTTAA